Sequence from the Rhodohalobacter sp. SW132 genome:
TCTCGGTTTCTTCGAGAAATCCGGCTTTAGTTTCATGAACATAGATGTCCGCTTTTCTATAACTCATCGCGGTCCTCTATTTTTATGGGTCCCATTTTATGGCCAAAGAGAACAAGCACCTGGTTCACCTTATCAAGGCGAAGACTCTCTTTTCCCTGTTCCAGGTCCCGGACAAATCGAATGCCTACACCTGCCCGTTCGGCAAGCTCCTGCTGGGTGAGGCCCAACTGATCACGCCTGGATTTCACAAAGTCGATAAGCTCTGTTGTATAACTCATAGTATACCTGATCGGGTATGATATTGCCTAATTCAGCATTATTATACCTTATCGGGTATAAAAAAGCAATAGAAAAAGTTATTATACCTTATCGGGTATAGATGGATGTGTGAATTTACTTGAAAGAATCGCAAAGTCATTTTGGAGATAACATTGACTAAATGGCTGTATCTACCTTCATGTTGCTATTCATCTATTTTGTTCATTAATTACGACTGTTCACGATTCGTGAACACAATAAAAAAGTGAACAAATGAATCAGGCTATCCTCGAAAAAGCACTTGCGAATCTTCCACTAGAGATCGGTCATAAGACGGAATGGGAGACCTATGGCCCTGATTATAATTATAGAGTGGATGCCAGGGTGACATTCAACCCAAATAAAAAGAAAGCCATTGTCCGAAATGCGGAGATCAAGAAGGAGATTCGTAAACACCATATACCACAATTGAAGGAACTACAAGAAAAAGTTGGCCCCTTAATGCTGGTGGCCGAACGGTTATATCCCAACATAAAAAAGCTCTTGAATGAGGCGGGGATTGATTGGATAGATGTAGTCGGGAATATACATTTAGAAGAAGGGGATACGCTTATATGGATTGATCGTCACACCACAACTCCCATTCAGCAAAAGAAAAACCGGGCCTTTACCAAAACCGGCTTAAGAGTCGTTTTTCT
This genomic interval carries:
- a CDS encoding helix-turn-helix transcriptional regulator; this encodes MSYTTELIDFVKSRRDQLGLTQQELAERAGVGIRFVRDLEQGKESLRLDKVNQVLVLFGHKMGPIKIEDRDEL